The proteins below are encoded in one region of Rubripirellula reticaptiva:
- a CDS encoding class I SAM-dependent methyltransferase → MSKYEWLAIRETMDGRFRSARLAQQFLEHASKSRLIVDLGCGTGSNRRYLCRDCVSGVPWRCIDNDDEVLETATHRSAGRPIRFEHVELATDLLLIPIGGDVSITASAFLDITSEDWLSRFVKLAAQSPILIAMTASGAPVWDPADDLDVAIGLCLEEHQKSDHGFGPAAGAQAAPFLADKLISRECNVTLEKSDWRLGSQDAEVLAMLVDSVCRRASSKMHREQVEHWASMRQQQIRKGVLKLTLPHLDLLSLPRFDA, encoded by the coding sequence ATGTCAAAGTATGAATGGTTGGCGATTCGCGAAACGATGGACGGTCGCTTCCGCAGTGCACGTCTTGCCCAACAGTTCCTAGAGCACGCTAGCAAGTCTCGATTGATTGTGGATCTTGGCTGTGGTACCGGATCCAATCGTCGCTACTTATGTCGTGATTGCGTGTCAGGAGTTCCCTGGCGATGTATCGACAACGATGACGAGGTGTTGGAAACGGCAACGCATCGATCCGCGGGCCGACCTATTCGGTTTGAACACGTTGAGCTCGCGACGGATTTGTTGTTGATTCCGATCGGTGGCGATGTCTCGATCACGGCGTCGGCATTTTTGGACATCACATCGGAGGATTGGTTGAGTCGGTTTGTCAAGCTCGCGGCGCAGAGTCCGATTTTGATTGCGATGACTGCCTCGGGTGCGCCTGTCTGGGATCCCGCTGACGACTTAGATGTTGCGATCGGCTTGTGCCTAGAGGAACATCAGAAGAGCGATCACGGTTTTGGCCCTGCAGCCGGCGCGCAAGCTGCTCCGTTTCTGGCGGACAAACTGATCTCCCGCGAGTGCAACGTCACTCTTGAAAAGTCGGATTGGCGGTTGGGCAGTCAAGACGCCGAGGTACTTGCAATGCTGGTCGATAGCGTTTGTCGTCGGGCCTCGTCGAAAATGCACCGCGAACAGGTGGAACACTGGGCGTCGATGCGACAGCAACAAATCCGAAAGGGAGTTTTGAAGCTGACGCTCCCGCACTTGGATCTATTGTCTTTGCCTCGGTTCGACGCCTGA
- a CDS encoding rhodanese-like domain-containing protein, producing the protein MSLGDLIIRLCDFSFGAIEAVRRSFGRPKVGSISTSELHTLMNTGDSSLLLVDVRSDSERAISRIPGAITQLEYEANTEKFAGRRVVAYCTVGGRSYLYARKLVASGVDASNYRDSILGWCRASLPLESPDGRATSAVHPYWRIFHVPDMYAVKT; encoded by the coding sequence ATGTCACTTGGCGACCTAATTATTCGACTTTGCGATTTCAGCTTCGGAGCGATCGAGGCGGTGCGTCGATCGTTTGGCCGGCCGAAGGTTGGCTCGATCTCGACTTCAGAGCTTCACACCTTGATGAACACGGGTGATTCGTCACTTTTATTGGTCGACGTTCGCAGTGATTCGGAAAGAGCCATTTCTCGAATTCCTGGTGCGATCACGCAACTGGAATACGAAGCCAACACAGAAAAGTTTGCGGGCCGGCGGGTTGTGGCCTATTGCACCGTGGGTGGACGTAGTTACCTGTACGCACGAAAGTTGGTTGCCAGCGGCGTCGATGCATCGAACTATCGCGACAGCATTCTGGGTTGGTGCCGGGCAAGCCTGCCACTGGAATCGCCTGACGGGCGAGCCACGAGTGCCGTGCATCCTTACTGGCGGATTTTTCATGTGCCCGATATGTACGCCGTGAAGACTTGA